The Deltaproteobacteria bacterium nucleotide sequence CAGGCGGAACCGGTCACCTGTCACCGCTGCCACAAGGCAGAGGGCGTGGAGCATTACGCCAGTGCCCATTTCATCAACGACGTGAAGTGCCAGGACTGCCATACCAACATCCACGAGATCACGCCATGGAGGGGAGACAAGGCTGCGGTCATCCAGAAGTGCACCATGTGCCACGATGATGACGGTTACTCGGAGAGCGTTCACGGCAAGGCTGTCCTCGCGGGCAACAGAGACTCGGCCGTCTGCTCTGACTGCCACGGGCTCCACAACACCCCTATTCTCTCCGGCGACGAGCCTGAGAGGGTCGAATTCAGGCGTCTCTTTCACACCAAGGTCTGCCAGAAGTGCCATGCCGACAAGGAGATGATGAAGCGAAACAATGTCCTTCTCATCGCCAACGAGACCTACGAGGAGAGCTACCACGGGAAGGTGGAGCACTTGGGGTATCCCACCATGGTCGCGGGGTGCGCCGACTGCCACGGATTCCACAGCATCCTGCCGCCAGACAACCCGAAGTCGACCATCTCCCAGGCGAGGCTCGTTGAGACGTGCGGAAAGTGCCACGCAAATGCCAACAGCAATTTCGTCCAGTGGATCGCCCATGCCAACCACTACGACAAGGAGCACTACCCTGTTCTTTACTGGACCTTCGTCTTTATGACGGTCCTCCTGGTTGGGGTGTTCGGTTTCTTCTGGTTCCACTCGTTTCTCTGGTGGCAGAGGGCTTACCGGGAGAAGAGAAAGATGTGGGCTGCCGGGGAATTCCTGCCGCCCTACGTCGAGAAGTCTGGAGAGATCTACAGGAGATTCGACAACTTCGATATCACCATCCACTTCGTGATGATGATCAGCTTCCTCCTCCTTGTCCTGACCGGCCTGCCGCTTAAGTTCTCCCATGCGGACTGGGCCAAGGGGCTGATAGGGATCTTCGGGGGGCCCCACAGGGCCGGCCTGATTCACCGCATCTGCGCGGGCGTTACCTTTGCCTATTTCTCTGCGATTCTGGTCAACGTGATCTACTTCGTCTTCTTCAGGAAGGACGTCAAGGGAGGCCCACTGCGGAGGCTCTTCGGCCCGGATTCGCTCGCACCCCGATGGCAGGATGTCAAGGATGTCATAGGGATGCTTAAATGGTTCTTCGGAAAAGGACCAAAGCCGAGGTTCGACCGGTGGACCTACTGGGAGAAGTTCGACTTCATGGCGGTCTTCTGGGGGATGTTCGCCATCGGGTTGTCGGGCCTTATGCTCTGGTTTCCGGACTTCTTCTCGATCTTTTTGCCCGGGTGGATCTTCAACGTGGCCACCATCGTCCACTCGGACGAGGCTCTTCTGGCAGCGGGTTTTATCTTCACCGTCCATTTCTTCCACACCCATTTCCGCCCCGAGAAGTTCCCCATGGACGTGGGGATTTTCACGGGCAGGTTCCCGAAGGTGGAGTTCATCGATGATCGACCCGGCCACTACGACCGGTTGGTCGCGGAGAAGAAGCTCGACACCTTCAAGGCCAAGCACCCGGGTGTTCTCACCTATCTGTGGGGGCAACTGTTCGGCTTTGGAGGAATTTTTGTCGGTTTGCTCTGTGTCTTCCTGATTCTCTGGGGATTTTTCGGCTGATCCGGTACCCTCTTGATCTTTTTTGTCTGTCAAGACCTGAAGCGCTTGCCGTGGACTCCCGCCAGAGAGAACCACAGGATGCCCTAGGAGGAGAGGTGTACTCATGAAGTCCTTTCTCAAGAGATACTTCGGACTCATCGCCGATCTCTGGAGATACATCACGGATTTCTGGATCGCCTTCTGGCGGGAGACGTACAGGGGGACGAAGGAACACAAGAAAGGGCTTCTTGCCTTTCTCTCCCTCTGCTTCATCGTTTTGATCATACTCATGGCCATAGGCTACAAGGCCTCAGAGAGGCCTGCCTTCTGCGGCCTCTGCCACAACATGAAGGTCTATGTGGATTCCTGGAAATCCTCGAAACACAATTTCGTCCCCTGTGCCGAGTGCCATTACGAACCGGGATTTTTCAACCACCTCAAGGGAAAGTGGAGGGACGGACAGGTCTCACTGGTCCTCTTCATCACGGGAAAACGCTCGCCCAAGCCCCATGCGGAAATCAGCGATGCCGCCTGCCTCCAGGAGGGATGCCACCGGAGGGAGGATCTGAAAAAAAAGATGATCTTCAAGAACGTGGCCTTCGATCACGGCAGACACATCGAGGAGTTGCGGAGGGGGAAGAAGCTCCGCTGCACCACCTGCCACGCCCAGATCGTCCAGGGTGCCCATCTGACCGTGACCGAGAGCGACTGCTTTATCTGCCACTTCTACAAGGCAGGGCTCGAGGACGAGGAGGGCTGTCTCTCCTGTGCGGAGTGCGGCGCCTGCCATGTGGAGCCCAAGGGGGACCTCGTGGTCAAAGGGGTCAAGTTCAACCACGCCAAGTACATCGAGCGGGGAGTCCGATGCCTGGAGTGCCACGGAGGGATCAACAAGGGCGACGGTCACGTACCCGAGAACCGATGCCTGGAGTGCCACGGGGAGCCGGAAATTCTCGAGACGAAGTACCCCTCAGAGTTCATCCACCGCATGCACGTGACCGATCATAAGATCGAATGCTATCGCTGCCACACGGAGATCAAGCACGAAATCACCGGGATGCCCACAATCACCGAATTCTCCGGCAGCTGCGAAAAGTGCCATGTCGAGACGGTCCATTTCGGGCCCAGGGAGATGTATTCGGGCACCGGGGGCATCGGGGTCTCCAATACGCCTTCAAAGATGTTTCTCACGGGAATCGACTGCACCGCCTGCCATAAGACCCAGAAGGCCAGCGAAGCCGCGCTCTTCACCACACGGTTCACGGAGAGGGCCCTTGGCGAGGCCTGTGTGGAGTGTCACGGCATCGGCTCGGACAGGATGCTCCTCACCTGGAACCGGATCTTAATGGAACTGGGGAACGATCTCAACAGGCGTGTATTCGATGTTCAGAAGGAACTCTACAGGGCCAAGAAAAGGTCTCCAGGAGACAGAAAACTCAAGAGAGCGGAAAACCTCCTCACCGAGGCCCGCCACAACTTCTCCTTCGTGCTCCTGGGCAAGGGAGTCCATAACATCGAATATGCCATAAGGCTCCTCAACTACGCCAGGAACAACACCGAAGAAGCCATGGCGCTCCTCAAGGAGGACTACGAGCCCCAGGAGGTGGAGACCCGTTACTCATGCACCACCCTTTGCCATGGAGGGATCGAGGACCGATCGGTTCCCTTCGGCAGGACTTCCTTCCCCCATCGCCCCCATCTGGAGGACATGGATTGCACGGACTGCCATTCACCCAGGGAGAAGCACGGCGAGACGTACATGAACAACTGCGATGTCTGTCACCACGGCGAGGGGGCAGGAAGAGTGAAGTGTACCGACTGTCATCAGGCTGCAGGGAATCTCTTCTACGGCAAAACCGCAGTCGGTGTGCAGGATTCTCCCAGTTTCAAGGCCGGTATCGTGGAGTGCGGTGACTGCCACAGGCACACCCTTGAGGGACTGGAATCCGGTTACCGCCAGGTCAAGGCCCAGTGCATCGCATGCCATGACGAGAGCTATGGAGAGATCCTTTCCGAGTGGAAAAAGAGGGCAGACTCTTTTGTGAGAGAGCTCGAACCCCGCATGACCAGTGTCAGGGAGAGGGTCCAGGAACTCGAGAGAAAGGGAAGGCACACCTTCGTCTTTACGAAACTCCTGGGCGATGCGGAGCACAATTTCGACCTTCTCGAGCAAGGAGACGCAATCCACAACCTGGAATACGCCAGGGAAATAGCCGATGTGACCCGGCAAATGCTCGACAAGATAGAGGAACTTCTGGCCGAGGAGAAGGCC carries:
- a CDS encoding cytochrome c3 family protein, whose product is MKSFLKRYFGLIADLWRYITDFWIAFWRETYRGTKEHKKGLLAFLSLCFIVLIILMAIGYKASERPAFCGLCHNMKVYVDSWKSSKHNFVPCAECHYEPGFFNHLKGKWRDGQVSLVLFITGKRSPKPHAEISDAACLQEGCHRREDLKKKMIFKNVAFDHGRHIEELRRGKKLRCTTCHAQIVQGAHLTVTESDCFICHFYKAGLEDEEGCLSCAECGACHVEPKGDLVVKGVKFNHAKYIERGVRCLECHGGINKGDGHVPENRCLECHGEPEILETKYPSEFIHRMHVTDHKIECYRCHTEIKHEITGMPTITEFSGSCEKCHVETVHFGPREMYSGTGGIGVSNTPSKMFLTGIDCTACHKTQKASEAALFTTRFTERALGEACVECHGIGSDRMLLTWNRILMELGNDLNRRVFDVQKELYRAKKRSPGDRKLKRAENLLTEARHNFSFVLLGKGVHNIEYAIRLLNYARNNTEEAMALLKEDYEPQEVETRYSCTTLCHGGIEDRSVPFGRTSFPHRPHLEDMDCTDCHSPREKHGETYMNNCDVCHHGEGAGRVKCTDCHQAAGNLFYGKTAVGVQDSPSFKAGIVECGDCHRHTLEGLESGYRQVKAQCIACHDESYGEILSEWKKRADSFVRELEPRMTSVRERVQELERKGRHTFVFTKLLGDAEHNFDLLEQGDAIHNLEYAREIADVTRQMLDKIEELLAEEKAGSRKAG
- a CDS encoding cytochrome c3 family protein, which gives rise to MRLRDWVLSLLAAVILLLPLVIAGGVCSAKPLNLEEELQRVKKKFKIRDREYCLECIDNSTCLECHEEIDETKFARSVHGANSCNSCHWDITDIEQHTVEGARIQAEPVTCHRCHKAEGVEHYASAHFINDVKCQDCHTNIHEITPWRGDKAAVIQKCTMCHDDDGYSESVHGKAVLAGNRDSAVCSDCHGLHNTPILSGDEPERVEFRRLFHTKVCQKCHADKEMMKRNNVLLIANETYEESYHGKVEHLGYPTMVAGCADCHGFHSILPPDNPKSTISQARLVETCGKCHANANSNFVQWIAHANHYDKEHYPVLYWTFVFMTVLLVGVFGFFWFHSFLWWQRAYREKRKMWAAGEFLPPYVEKSGEIYRRFDNFDITIHFVMMISFLLLVLTGLPLKFSHADWAKGLIGIFGGPHRAGLIHRICAGVTFAYFSAILVNVIYFVFFRKDVKGGPLRRLFGPDSLAPRWQDVKDVIGMLKWFFGKGPKPRFDRWTYWEKFDFMAVFWGMFAIGLSGLMLWFPDFFSIFLPGWIFNVATIVHSDEALLAAGFIFTVHFFHTHFRPEKFPMDVGIFTGRFPKVEFIDDRPGHYDRLVAEKKLDTFKAKHPGVLTYLWGQLFGFGGIFVGLLCVFLILWGFFG